The following is a genomic window from Polaribacter atrinae.
ATTCAGGATGTTAAAAACGGAATTATTGCTGCCGGAGCGGTCATGTATTACTTGTCGGAAACGCAACATAATCAACTAAAACATATTCAGCATATTAGTAGAATTGCAGAAGACAATTATGTTTGGATGGACCGTTTTACAGTCAGAAATTTAGAATTATACAATCCGAATTCTATCAATGCAGTCACGCTTTTAAATGTTATTGATAAAACCATTTCGCCAATGGGCGGAAGACTTTTAAAACGTTGGTTGGCATTGCCATTAAAAAATATCGACGAAATTAAAAATCGTCATGAATTGGTAAAGTTTTTTATAGATTCAGATAAATTTTCACAAACGGTAACCTACCAACTAAAACAAATATCAGATTTAGAAAGATTGATTTCTAAAGTGGCAACCGGTAAAGCATCACCAAGAGAAATTGTACTTTTAAAAGATTCTTTAAAAGCGATTCTGCCGATAAAAGCATCCGCAGAAAAAAGTAAAAATAATACAGTAAAAGCACTCGGAAATCAATTACATACGTGTGCAGATTTAATAGAAAAAGTTTCGCAAACGTTGTTTGATGATGCACCTGTAAACATCAATAAAGGAAATGCAATTGCTACTGGAGTTCATCAAGAATTAGACGATTTACGTGCCATTTCTAACTCTGGTAAAGAGTATTTAGACAATATGTTAGCACGTGAAACGGAACGAACCGGAATTACAAGTTTAAAGATTTCCTTCAACAACGTTTTTGGCTATTATATAGAAGTTAGAAACTCGCATAAAGACAAAGTTCCACAAGAATGGATTCGTAAACAAACCTTGGTAAATGCAGAGCGTTATATTACCGAGGAATTAAAAGAATACGAAACCAAAATTTTAGGTGCCGAAGAAAAAATAGCCAAATTAGAGCAAGATATTTTTACTAAATTATTACAGTACATCATTCAATATGTACAGATAGTCCAAGAAAATGCACAGGTTATCGCAAAAATAGATTGTTTACTCTCTTTTTCTGTTTTGGCTATTGATAACAATTATGTGCGCCCAATTATGGATGAAAGCACAGATTTAGAAATTAAAAATGGTCGTCATCCAGTAATTGAAAAACAGTTGCCAATTGATCAAGCATATATTGCAAACGATGTGGTACTGAACAGAACTCAGCAACAAATTATAATGATTACCGGACCCAATATGTCTGGTAAATCGGCTATTCTAAGACAAACTGCATTGATTGTTTTACTAGCACAAATGGGAAGTTATGTGCCTGCTCAGAATGCAAAAATAGGAATTGTAGATAAGATTTTTACGCGTGTTGGTGCAAGTGATAATATTTCTATGGGCGAATCTACTTTTATGGTAGAAATGAATGAAACGGCATCGATCTTAAATAACGTTTCTGAGCGCAGTTTAATTCTTTTAGATGAAATTGGTAGAGGAACCTCTACTTATGACGGAATATCGATTGCTTGGGCTATATCTGAGTTTTTACACGAGCACCCAACCAAAGCAAAAACATTATTTGCTACACATTATCATGAATTGAATGAAATGACTACCACTTTTGAGCGCATTAAAAA
Proteins encoded in this region:
- the mutS gene encoding DNA mismatch repair protein MutS, which produces MKQYNAIKNKYPDAMLLFRVGDFYETFGEDAKKAAGVLGITLTKRGAGSETETALAGFPHHSLNTYLPKLVKAGMRVAICDQLEDPKMTKTIVKRGVTELVTPGVSLNDEVLQTKTNNFLAAVHFDKKQLGISFLDVSTGEYLVAQGNAEYIDKLLQNFAPSEVLVQKQHKQQFLELFENRYYTFYLDDWVFQKEYANETLQNHFEVKSLKGFGIQDVKNGIIAAGAVMYYLSETQHNQLKHIQHISRIAEDNYVWMDRFTVRNLELYNPNSINAVTLLNVIDKTISPMGGRLLKRWLALPLKNIDEIKNRHELVKFFIDSDKFSQTVTYQLKQISDLERLISKVATGKASPREIVLLKDSLKAILPIKASAEKSKNNTVKALGNQLHTCADLIEKVSQTLFDDAPVNINKGNAIATGVHQELDDLRAISNSGKEYLDNMLARETERTGITSLKISFNNVFGYYIEVRNSHKDKVPQEWIRKQTLVNAERYITEELKEYETKILGAEEKIAKLEQDIFTKLLQYIIQYVQIVQENAQVIAKIDCLLSFSVLAIDNNYVRPIMDESTDLEIKNGRHPVIEKQLPIDQAYIANDVVLNRTQQQIIMITGPNMSGKSAILRQTALIVLLAQMGSYVPAQNAKIGIVDKIFTRVGASDNISMGESTFMVEMNETASILNNVSERSLILLDEIGRGTSTYDGISIAWAISEFLHEHPTKAKTLFATHYHELNEMTTTFERIKNFNVSVKELENTIIFLRKLVSGGSDHSFGIHVAKLAGMPNMVIHRANKILAQLEKNNKSGQVKDVLKQEQNEEMQLSFFQLDDPLLENIKEEILATNIDTLTPIEALMKLNEIKRMLIKK